From a region of the Cognatiyoonia koreensis genome:
- a CDS encoding FG-GAP repeat domain-containing protein, giving the protein MRIALAISLTAMAGPISACAIFPEPDPLLGATYNADGTEALVWYADPSDAYQHGVLGDAIEGTRIRLRSSRTWNTCGVFFAWAGEDHVYEDTAPRLADMDGDGVAEVIAVRSSVSKGAQLIVYAEPNDPMENGFPDMMSVVAATPYIGTANRWLAPIGAADLDGDGTIEIAYVDRPHLAKTLRIVSIQGDQLLEEAALPGVTNHRIGERDIAGGVRDCGQGPEMIVASADWSQLLAVTYDGSFQTRQIGTDTSRSAFVAAIACQ; this is encoded by the coding sequence ATGCGGATCGCGCTGGCCATTTCGCTTACTGCGATGGCTGGCCCGATTTCTGCCTGCGCGATCTTCCCTGAACCTGATCCGCTTCTTGGCGCGACCTACAACGCCGACGGGACCGAGGCGCTGGTGTGGTATGCCGATCCAAGCGATGCATATCAGCACGGCGTTCTTGGCGATGCGATCGAGGGAACGCGCATCCGGCTGCGCTCCAGCCGCACATGGAACACCTGTGGAGTCTTCTTTGCATGGGCTGGCGAAGACCACGTGTACGAGGATACGGCTCCACGTCTTGCCGACATGGACGGTGACGGGGTTGCCGAAGTGATCGCAGTGCGCAGCAGTGTGTCAAAAGGTGCGCAGCTGATCGTATATGCTGAACCGAACGATCCGATGGAAAATGGCTTTCCAGACATGATGAGCGTAGTTGCGGCGACCCCTTATATTGGAACGGCGAACAGATGGCTGGCACCGATTGGTGCAGCCGATCTGGACGGCGACGGCACGATAGAGATCGCGTATGTGGATCGCCCGCATCTTGCAAAAACGCTCCGCATCGTCAGCATTCAAGGCGATCAGTTGCTTGAAGAGGCTGCTTTGCCAGGTGTCACGAACCACCGCATCGGAGAGCGCGACATCGCCGGTGGCGTGCGCGACTGCGGGCAAGGACCGGAAATGATCGTGGCCAGCGCAGACTGGTCCCAACTTCTCGCGGTTACTTATGACGGCAGCTTTCAAACGCGCCAGATTGGAACGGACACCAGCCGCTCTGCCTTTGTTGCCGCGATTGCTTGTCAGTAA
- a CDS encoding 2Fe-2S iron-sulfur cluster-binding protein, whose protein sequence is MAKITYVEHGGTEHVVDVANGLTVMEGARDNGIPGIEADCGGACACSTCHVYVDPAWVEKLPAKDAMEEDMLDFAYEPDPERSRLTCQLKVTDDLDGLRVQMPEKQI, encoded by the coding sequence ATGGCCAAGATTACATACGTCGAACACGGCGGAACCGAACATGTTGTGGATGTGGCGAATGGCCTGACGGTCATGGAAGGCGCACGCGACAACGGGATTCCCGGGATCGAAGCCGACTGTGGCGGTGCCTGCGCCTGTTCGACGTGCCATGTCTACGTCGACCCAGCTTGGGTGGAAAAACTGCCCGCCAAAGATGCAATGGAAGAAGACATGCTCGATTTCGCTTACGAGCCTGATCCAGAGCGGTCGCGCCTGACATGCCAATTGAAAGTGACGGACGATCTTGACGGCCTGCGGGTGCAGATGCCTGAAAAGCAAATCTGA
- a CDS encoding FAD-dependent oxidoreductase → MAFDYDLFVIGGGSGGVRAARVASSGGAKVALAEEYRMGGTCVIRGCVPKKLMVFASGYPAAVEDAQAFGWDASIGNFDWPAFRSKLHDELDRLEGVYRKLLNSSDVEIFDARATLKDAHTVQVGDKTVTAKHVLVATGGHPVRPDLPNADLGIVSNDIFLMEEKPKSILIIGGGYIACEFACILNGLGVEVTQYYRGAQILRGFDDEARGLLAESMNAHGIDVHLGTDIVEMAPADERNDDPTPTGSDATMGASAQHAKDISENPKSDTREKAKGPIWVKATNGTERVFDHVLFATGRAPNTGNMGLEEAGVELGRGGEVVVDEYSQSKVPSIYAIGDVTNRVQLTPVAIREAMAFVETVFKGNPTPIDHDLIPSAVFTQPELGTIGKTEEQARDEGPIEVYCTSFKPMQQAFAGRSDRVLMKLIVCQDTRKVLGCHIVAEHAGEMIQLAGIAVKMGATKEDFDAVVAVHPTMAEELVTMKEPMRTA, encoded by the coding sequence ATGGCTTTTGACTACGACCTTTTTGTCATCGGTGGCGGTTCCGGCGGAGTAAGAGCGGCGCGAGTCGCATCCTCGGGTGGGGCAAAGGTCGCACTTGCCGAAGAATACCGCATGGGCGGCACCTGCGTGATCCGGGGCTGCGTGCCCAAGAAGCTGATGGTTTTTGCCAGCGGCTATCCCGCAGCGGTCGAAGATGCGCAGGCATTTGGTTGGGATGCCAGCATCGGTAATTTTGACTGGCCCGCATTCCGATCGAAACTGCATGATGAACTTGACCGGCTCGAAGGGGTCTATCGCAAACTTCTGAACAGTTCCGATGTCGAGATTTTCGATGCCCGCGCGACGCTGAAAGATGCGCATACCGTGCAGGTCGGCGACAAGACGGTCACTGCCAAGCACGTATTGGTTGCAACCGGTGGTCATCCGGTGCGACCCGATCTGCCAAACGCTGATTTGGGGATCGTGTCCAACGACATCTTCCTGATGGAGGAAAAGCCAAAATCAATTCTGATCATCGGCGGCGGTTACATCGCGTGTGAATTTGCGTGCATTCTCAACGGGCTTGGCGTGGAAGTGACGCAATACTATCGCGGGGCCCAGATCCTGCGCGGCTTTGACGACGAAGCGCGCGGACTTCTGGCAGAGTCGATGAACGCGCATGGCATCGATGTGCACCTTGGAACAGATATCGTCGAAATGGCCCCCGCAGATGAGCGCAACGACGACCCGACTCCGACAGGATCGGATGCGACGATGGGCGCAAGTGCGCAACATGCCAAAGACATCTCTGAAAACCCGAAAAGTGACACCCGCGAAAAGGCCAAAGGCCCGATCTGGGTCAAGGCCACCAACGGAACAGAGCGAGTCTTCGACCACGTGCTGTTCGCCACAGGTCGGGCACCAAACACCGGCAACATGGGACTGGAGGAAGCAGGCGTCGAACTGGGGCGGGGTGGCGAGGTTGTCGTCGATGAATACAGCCAGAGCAAGGTGCCATCGATCTATGCCATCGGAGACGTCACAAACCGTGTGCAGCTTACTCCGGTCGCGATCCGCGAAGCGATGGCATTCGTGGAAACCGTGTTCAAGGGCAACCCGACACCGATTGATCACGACCTGATCCCGTCTGCCGTGTTCACGCAGCCCGAACTTGGCACAATCGGAAAAACAGAGGAGCAAGCCCGCGACGAAGGCCCGATAGAGGTCTATTGTACCAGCTTCAAGCCGATGCAGCAGGCGTTTGCCGGTCGCAGTGATCGCGTACTGATGAAACTCATCGTTTGCCAGGACACCCGCAAGGTGCTTGGCTGTCATATCGTCGCAGAGCACGCGGGAGAAATGATTCAGCTCGCTGGCATCGCAGTCAAGATGGGTGCAACTAAAGAAGACTTTGACGCAGTGGTTGCAGTTCACCCCACAATGGCAGAAGAACTTGTGACGATGAAAGAACCCATGCGAACCGCTTGA
- the hflK gene encoding FtsH protease activity modulator HflK, producing the protein MAGNNGGPWGGGGNNGGNRGDDDDRRRPPGRPGGGNDGPQIPEIDDLVNKGREQLRVLMGGGKGGGAGAGSEPPFPTKMVVFGGLILLLLFWAWNSFYRVNPEERSVELFFGEFSEVGEPGLNFAPWPVVTYEKVPVTQEQRIDIGTSTTGQDAGLMLTGDENIVDIDFQVVWNIIDPARYRFTLADPERTIRAVSESAMREIIAQSELTPILNTNRGAIAERLQSLIQSTLDEYDSGVNIVRVNFNKAEAPDIQVEVTAMNDSGDMVTMRRSPFDAFREVQNAQQERVRLQNVADAYANRVVAEARGEAAAILEEAEGYRAEVVNNALGEASRFSAVLEQYELAPEVTRKRIYLETMERVLGGVDLILLDETGGEGSQSVVPYLPLNELRRSGGSN; encoded by the coding sequence ATGGCAGGTAATAACGGTGGCCCCTGGGGGGGCGGCGGAAACAACGGCGGAAATCGTGGCGATGATGATGATCGGCGGCGCCCGCCGGGTCGTCCCGGCGGCGGTAACGACGGACCTCAGATCCCCGAGATCGACGATCTTGTAAACAAGGGTCGCGAACAGTTGCGCGTCCTGATGGGCGGCGGCAAAGGCGGCGGCGCTGGTGCAGGAAGCGAACCGCCATTCCCGACGAAGATGGTCGTCTTCGGTGGTCTTATATTGCTCTTGTTATTCTGGGCGTGGAACTCGTTCTACCGCGTGAACCCGGAAGAACGCTCGGTAGAGCTGTTCTTCGGTGAGTTTTCCGAAGTTGGGGAACCTGGCCTTAACTTTGCGCCTTGGCCCGTCGTGACCTACGAAAAAGTTCCGGTCACGCAGGAACAACGGATCGACATCGGTACGTCCACCACCGGGCAGGACGCCGGTCTGATGCTGACGGGCGATGAAAACATCGTGGATATCGACTTTCAGGTCGTGTGGAACATTATCGATCCCGCGCGGTACCGGTTCACGCTGGCCGATCCGGAACGCACGATCCGTGCCGTGTCTGAATCTGCCATGCGCGAAATTATCGCCCAATCAGAGCTGACGCCAATTCTGAACACCAACCGTGGTGCGATCGCTGAACGGCTGCAATCGCTCATCCAATCGACACTTGATGAATACGATAGCGGCGTGAACATCGTCCGCGTGAACTTCAACAAGGCGGAAGCGCCTGACATTCAGGTAGAAGTCACTGCCATGAATGACAGTGGCGATATGGTCACCATGCGCCGCTCTCCCTTTGATGCGTTCCGTGAAGTACAGAACGCCCAACAGGAACGCGTCCGTTTACAAAACGTCGCTGACGCATATGCCAACCGGGTCGTTGCCGAAGCCCGCGGTGAAGCTGCGGCCATTCTTGAAGAAGCCGAAGGATATCGCGCTGAGGTGGTCAACAATGCATTGGGTGAAGCCTCGCGTTTCTCGGCCGTACTTGAACAGTATGAACTGGCCCCTGAGGTAACGCGCAAGCGGATTTACCTTGAGACGATGGAACGTGTCCTGGGCGGCGTCGATCTGATCCTGCTTGATGAAACAGGCGGCGAGGGAAGCCAGAGCGTCGTGCCATACCTCCCGCTTAACGAACTACGCCGCTCCGGAGGGTCGAACTGA
- the hflC gene encoding protease modulator HflC, with translation MNRSLLLLPLLAILIFVGLSSLFIVDEREKALVLRFGRVVQVQEEPGLAFKAPFIDEVVRYSDLILSRDPDPIRVTPEDQRILIVDAFARYRIENVTKFRQAVGAGGQQNAERSLDLVLDDSIREVLGSVTSNDILSVDRVTLMNRIRDRADARAENLGLTIIDVRLKRTDLPQENQTATFARMIAERDEEAADLRARGREAQQAIQAAADRTVVELESDANRQSLIIRGEADAERNRIFADSFGADPEFFEFYRSMEAYGKSLTPGNSTMVLSPDSEFFNYLKSDQGLAASE, from the coding sequence ATGAACCGCTCACTTCTACTTCTGCCACTTCTGGCAATTCTGATCTTCGTGGGCTTGTCATCCCTGTTCATCGTGGACGAACGTGAAAAGGCGCTGGTATTGCGCTTTGGTCGTGTCGTTCAGGTGCAGGAAGAGCCGGGCCTTGCCTTCAAGGCACCGTTTATCGACGAAGTCGTGCGGTATTCCGACCTGATCTTGTCCCGTGACCCCGATCCGATCCGGGTTACGCCGGAAGACCAGCGCATCCTGATCGTTGATGCTTTCGCGCGTTATCGCATCGAAAATGTCACCAAGTTCCGTCAGGCCGTCGGTGCCGGCGGTCAGCAGAACGCTGAACGCTCGCTTGATCTGGTTCTGGACGACAGTATCCGTGAGGTGCTGGGTTCGGTGACGTCAAACGACATCCTGTCGGTCGATCGTGTGACGCTGATGAACCGTATTCGTGATCGTGCGGATGCGCGGGCCGAAAACCTTGGTCTGACCATCATCGACGTCCGTCTGAAGCGCACCGACCTGCCGCAGGAAAACCAAACGGCAACATTTGCCCGTATGATCGCTGAACGGGACGAGGAAGCCGCAGATTTGCGCGCGCGTGGTCGTGAGGCCCAGCAGGCCATTCAGGCTGCCGCTGACAGGACCGTGGTCGAACTTGAATCTGATGCGAATCGTCAGTCGCTGATCATTCGTGGTGAGGCAGATGCGGAACGAAACCGGATTTTTGCAGATTCCTTCGGTGCGGACCCGGAATTCTTTGAATTCTACCGGTCGATGGAAGCTTACGGCAAATCATTGACCCCCGGAAACTCCACGATGGTCCTTTCACCAGATAGTGAATTCTTCAATTATCTGAAATCTGATCAGGGACTCGCTGCATCTGAATGA
- a CDS encoding Do family serine endopeptidase, with translation MKSQAIALQSRPADSTGPLASLLAALTLALALLFAQAMPGYAQQRPETFADLAEQISPAVVNITTSTTVAGRTGPQGIVPEGSPFEDFFNDLDRGDGDRQRRSSALGSGFVISADGYIVTNNHVIEGADEILIEFFPGGEEAVPAELVGTDPNTDIAVLKVDLEDLPYVEFGDSNSEGARVGDWVMAMGNPLGQGFSVSAGIVSARNRSLQGTYDDYIQTDAAINRGNSGGPLFNMDGEVIGVNTAILSPNGGSIGIGFAMSSAVVTNVVDQLIEFGETRRGWLGVRIQDVTPDMVDAIEGLESARGALVTDVPAGPALDAGMLAGDVITTFDEIEIEDTRELVRIVGNSPVGKEVPVIVLRDGETEALTVVLGRRETSEAVAFPASDESTESPEEAEILGLTLSPITEELTEQYGLSADEGLVITSIDPDSEAASKGLLEGDLITEAGQQKITSVEDFEARIEEARDAGRKSLLLLVRRGGDPRFVALVLEE, from the coding sequence GTGAAATCCCAGGCAATCGCACTTCAATCACGACCCGCTGACAGCACCGGGCCACTTGCAAGCCTGCTGGCTGCCCTCACGCTGGCACTTGCACTTCTGTTCGCCCAAGCCATGCCGGGTTACGCGCAACAGCGCCCCGAAACATTCGCCGATCTGGCCGAGCAGATTAGCCCGGCCGTGGTCAATATCACGACCTCGACTACTGTTGCAGGTCGCACCGGCCCGCAAGGCATTGTCCCCGAAGGATCTCCGTTCGAGGATTTCTTCAACGACCTTGATCGCGGTGACGGTGATCGCCAGCGCCGCTCATCCGCGCTTGGCTCCGGTTTCGTCATTTCCGCTGACGGCTATATCGTCACCAACAATCACGTGATCGAGGGTGCTGACGAAATCCTGATCGAATTCTTTCCGGGTGGCGAAGAAGCTGTGCCTGCCGAATTGGTCGGAACCGATCCCAACACCGATATCGCCGTGCTGAAGGTTGATCTGGAAGACCTGCCATATGTGGAGTTCGGAGACAGCAATTCCGAAGGTGCCCGCGTTGGTGACTGGGTCATGGCCATGGGCAACCCGCTGGGGCAGGGCTTTTCTGTATCCGCAGGCATCGTCTCGGCCCGCAACCGGTCGCTGCAAGGCACTTATGACGACTACATCCAGACGGATGCCGCGATCAACCGCGGTAACTCCGGCGGCCCGCTGTTCAATATGGATGGTGAAGTCATTGGCGTGAACACGGCAATCCTGTCTCCGAACGGTGGTTCCATCGGCATCGGCTTCGCGATGTCCTCTGCCGTTGTGACAAACGTTGTCGACCAGCTGATCGAGTTCGGTGAAACCCGCCGGGGCTGGCTTGGTGTTCGTATTCAGGATGTGACGCCTGATATGGTCGATGCCATTGAAGGACTGGAATCCGCACGTGGCGCATTGGTCACTGATGTCCCAGCAGGTCCAGCGCTTGATGCGGGCATGCTTGCCGGTGACGTGATCACGACCTTTGACGAGATTGAAATCGAAGACACCCGCGAACTGGTGCGCATCGTCGGCAATTCGCCGGTCGGTAAAGAAGTCCCCGTCATCGTTCTACGTGACGGTGAAACGGAAGCGCTGACCGTGGTTCTGGGTCGCCGTGAAACATCCGAAGCGGTTGCCTTTCCGGCATCCGATGAGTCAACGGAGTCCCCTGAAGAAGCGGAAATCCTTGGCCTGACGTTGTCACCGATAACGGAAGAGCTGACCGAGCAGTACGGGCTTTCCGCTGATGAAGGTCTGGTCATCACGTCAATTGATCCGGACTCCGAAGCGGCATCCAAAGGCCTTCTCGAAGGTGATCTGATCACCGAAGCCGGCCAGCAGAAGATTACCTCTGTCGAGGATTTCGAGGCCCGCATCGAGGAAGCACGGGACGCTGGTCGCAAGTCGCTCTTGTTGCTGGTGCGCCGTGGCGGAGACCCGCGCTTCGTGGCGCTTGTTCTCGAAGAATAA
- a CDS encoding adenosylcobinamide-GDP ribazoletransferase produces MGQKPATPVWVHDIATAFGLLTRVPVALDPDVAMARSAVSAWAYPVVGLILGGLGLLLFTLCQVIGLPPLVALIFMLAFNVVVTGAMHEDGLADAVDGLWGGWTIERRLEIMKDSRIGVYGVCALLLAFLIKVAALAELALTPLFALAVVGAAGLSRAAMVTLMHHLPNARGRGLSRSVGHVPVKSMWFALAIAISATLLFGLLVGHPAAAILMVISVTIAAALCGMIARRKINGQTGDILGATQQVCEIVALVVASAFAY; encoded by the coding sequence ATGGGACAAAAACCCGCAACGCCCGTTTGGGTCCACGATATCGCGACTGCCTTCGGTCTTCTGACCCGCGTTCCCGTCGCCTTGGATCCCGATGTCGCCATGGCGCGCAGTGCCGTGTCGGCCTGGGCCTATCCTGTCGTCGGCTTGATCCTTGGTGGTCTTGGCCTGCTTCTGTTCACGCTTTGCCAAGTTATCGGCTTGCCGCCACTGGTCGCGTTGATTTTCATGTTGGCTTTCAACGTTGTCGTGACCGGCGCCATGCACGAAGACGGGCTCGCCGATGCCGTTGATGGCCTTTGGGGTGGTTGGACAATCGAGCGGCGTCTGGAAATCATGAAAGACAGTCGCATCGGCGTCTACGGTGTTTGCGCGTTACTCTTGGCATTCCTTATCAAGGTTGCGGCTTTGGCCGAACTTGCCCTGACCCCACTATTTGCGCTGGCGGTTGTTGGTGCAGCAGGATTGTCGCGCGCTGCAATGGTGACGCTGATGCATCATCTGCCCAACGCGCGCGGTCGCGGGCTAAGCAGAAGCGTCGGACACGTACCGGTCAAATCAATGTGGTTTGCCTTGGCGATTGCGATCAGTGCCACGCTTTTGTTCGGGTTGCTGGTCGGTCATCCCGCAGCAGCCATCCTTATGGTCATCAGCGTGACTATTGCCGCTGCACTATGTGGCATGATTGCCCGTCGCAAGATCAACGGGCAGACCGGCGATATCCTTGGGGCCACACAACAGGTTTGCGAAATTGTCGCGTTGGTCGTCGCAAGCGCGTTTGCTTACTGA
- a CDS encoding DUF2065 domain-containing protein, with protein MGYIILALGLVLIVEGLVYALAPSLVEDLLAALRNLSLEQRRIVGVVALASGVALVWIAATVLPGI; from the coding sequence ATAGGTTACATCATTCTGGCCCTCGGGTTGGTCTTGATCGTCGAGGGGCTGGTGTACGCACTGGCCCCTTCGCTTGTCGAAGATCTGCTTGCAGCACTTCGCAACCTGAGCCTTGAACAACGTCGGATCGTCGGAGTCGTCGCCTTGGCCAGCGGTGTGGCGCTGGTTTGGATTGCGGCGACAGTCCTCCCGGGCATATAA
- a CDS encoding peptidoglycan-binding domain-containing protein has product MTAKYISVLGVIALTACGPQPGVEQPTQSSADEVITLGAIETSTSGACFAKTAGPTETVVIEELLEVAPAVKDRNGVVVSPAVFRNVSRPATNTVGDGERFETVCPPALTPAFVATLQRAMITRRAYSGAVNGQYDTATGLAVQRFQREQGIDSPYLAVSTARQLGVLAVERDSL; this is encoded by the coding sequence ATGACCGCAAAATATATCAGTGTTCTGGGCGTGATTGCCCTGACGGCCTGTGGCCCGCAGCCCGGCGTCGAGCAGCCCACACAAAGCAGCGCAGACGAGGTTATCACGCTTGGTGCGATTGAAACCTCGACCTCTGGCGCGTGCTTTGCAAAGACCGCAGGACCAACCGAAACAGTCGTGATCGAGGAATTGCTTGAAGTTGCGCCGGCGGTCAAAGATCGCAACGGCGTCGTGGTGTCACCTGCCGTCTTCCGCAATGTGTCGCGACCCGCGACCAATACCGTGGGTGACGGTGAACGGTTTGAAACCGTCTGCCCCCCTGCATTGACCCCTGCCTTTGTCGCAACGCTGCAAAGAGCAATGATCACGCGACGCGCCTACAGCGGCGCGGTAAATGGACAGTATGACACTGCTACGGGCCTTGCCGTGCAGCGGTTCCAGCGGGAACAAGGCATCGACAGCCCCTATCTTGCCGTCAGCACAGCGCGACAGCTTGGCGTGCTTGCCGTGGAGCGCGACAGCCTCTAG
- a CDS encoding monovalent cation:proton antiporter-2 (CPA2) family protein, which yields METFLFQAAIYLGAAVIAVPLAARLGLGSVLGYLLAGIVIGPLTGLVGTEAKDIQHFAEFGVVVMLFLIGLELEPRALWDMRHKLLGLGGLQITITMVLITTGAMALGYEWEVGIAIGMIFALSSTAIVLQTLSEKGLMQTSGGRSTFSVLLSQDIAVIPMLALLPLLVVTSPMRITADGSLERAAEDEAHHTMSLVEGLPGWGVTLVTVGAVAAIILVGVYLTRPVFRYIHHARLREMYTALALLMVVSIAVLMSLVGLSPALGTFLAGVVLANSEFRHELESDLEPFKGLLLGLFFITVGAGINFGLLFNEPGRILGLTVGMMLIKGVILFALAVIFKIKGKDRWLFTLGLAQAGEFGFVLVSFSSQQGVLNAGLSNILLLVIALSMLITPLLFIAYDWLSRRMTDDPDAEEDEIDEVGPVIIAGIGRFGQIVNRLVQSAGFKTVVIDNDLPTVQMMRKFGFRGFFGDPSRPDLLNAAGLQDARVLVVALDDRAAANRLVAYARKQRPNMHIVARAHDRVHVYELYSAGADDIVREMFDSSLRAGRYVLENMGLTEYEAAEAETTFYHHDREGLKELAALWKPGVPVTDNPEYVARAKELNNELETALAANVQANSNKKAAE from the coding sequence ATGGAAACCTTTCTTTTTCAAGCCGCAATCTATCTGGGTGCCGCCGTCATTGCGGTGCCGCTGGCGGCCCGTCTGGGACTTGGTTCGGTTCTTGGATATCTGCTTGCCGGGATCGTTATTGGTCCGCTGACCGGTCTGGTCGGGACAGAGGCCAAGGACATCCAGCATTTCGCCGAATTCGGCGTCGTCGTCATGCTTTTCCTGATTGGGCTCGAACTGGAACCGCGTGCACTTTGGGATATGCGCCACAAGCTGCTTGGGCTTGGTGGCCTGCAGATCACCATCACGATGGTCCTGATCACCACGGGTGCCATGGCTTTGGGATATGAATGGGAAGTCGGGATCGCCATCGGCATGATCTTCGCCCTTTCGTCTACTGCCATCGTCCTGCAAACCCTGTCCGAGAAAGGCCTGATGCAGACCAGCGGCGGACGTTCGACATTCTCTGTCCTGTTGTCGCAGGATATTGCTGTTATCCCGATGCTGGCCTTGCTGCCATTGCTGGTCGTCACATCACCGATGCGCATTACTGCTGATGGATCACTAGAGCGCGCGGCCGAAGACGAAGCCCACCATACCATGAGCCTCGTTGAAGGTCTGCCCGGTTGGGGTGTGACGCTTGTGACGGTAGGCGCGGTTGCGGCGATCATTCTGGTCGGCGTCTATCTGACGCGCCCAGTCTTTCGCTATATCCACCATGCACGCCTGCGGGAGATGTATACGGCACTGGCCCTTTTGATGGTTGTGTCGATTGCGGTGCTGATGTCTTTGGTCGGCTTGTCGCCGGCGCTTGGCACCTTTCTTGCCGGTGTGGTGCTTGCGAACTCTGAATTCCGGCATGAGCTGGAAAGCGACCTTGAGCCGTTCAAGGGTTTACTGCTTGGCTTGTTCTTTATCACCGTGGGAGCAGGCATCAATTTCGGCCTGTTGTTCAATGAACCCGGGCGTATCCTCGGGCTGACCGTCGGGATGATGCTGATCAAGGGCGTCATCCTGTTTGCGCTTGCCGTGATCTTCAAGATCAAGGGCAAGGATCGCTGGCTGTTCACGCTTGGTCTGGCGCAGGCCGGTGAATTCGGTTTCGTGCTGGTGTCCTTTTCGTCGCAACAGGGCGTGCTGAATGCGGGGCTGTCAAATATACTGCTTCTCGTCATCGCCCTGTCGATGTTGATTACGCCGTTGCTGTTCATCGCATACGACTGGCTAAGCCGTCGCATGACAGATGATCCGGACGCGGAAGAGGACGAGATTGACGAGGTCGGCCCCGTCATCATCGCTGGAATCGGGCGCTTTGGTCAGATCGTGAACCGGTTGGTGCAAAGTGCCGGGTTCAAGACCGTGGTGATCGACAACGATCTGCCGACCGTGCAGATGATGCGCAAATTCGGTTTCCGTGGCTTCTTTGGCGATCCATCCCGTCCTGATCTATTGAATGCAGCAGGCTTGCAGGATGCGCGTGTGCTTGTCGTTGCACTTGATGATCGGGCGGCCGCGAACCGGCTTGTCGCCTATGCCCGAAAGCAGCGACCGAATATGCACATCGTCGCACGTGCGCATGACCGCGTGCATGTCTATGAACTTTACAGTGCTGGCGCAGACGACATCGTACGCGAGATGTTTGATAGCTCGCTGCGTGCGGGACGTTACGTTCTTGAGAACATGGGTTTGACGGAATACGAAGCGGCAGAGGCGGAAACGACCTTTTACCACCACGACCGTGAAGGGCTGAAGGAACTTGCGGCCCTTTGGAAGCCGGGGGTGCCGGTCACGGATAATCCGGAATATGTCGCCCGCGCGAAAGAGTTGAACAACGAACTTGAAACGGCCCTTGCGGCAAACGTCCAAGCGAATAGCAACAAGAAGGCGGCAGAGTAA
- the cobT gene encoding nicotinate-nucleotide--dimethylbenzimidazole phosphoribosyltransferase gives MTAAFDTLDSFRTILAAQTVVDSDAIAGANQRNGQLTKPPGALGRLEDLAIWYAGWRGNPKPTLEHPQVVIFAGNHGVCAQGVSAFPAEVTAQMVANFEHGGAAINQLSKTFGAKMTVYAMALDTPTADFTTAPAMTEAEVVTALQTGWNAVDPESDLLVAGEMGIGNTTAAAALACALLGGNAADWTGRGTGVDDAGLARKTEAVAKALMLHDTSDPLEALRCVGGRELAGIVGAIAAARTHRIPVILDGFICTSAAAVLFKACDGALDHTVAGHLSAEGAHRRLLKELGKEPLLNFGLRLGEGSGAALAIGILQAAVACHSGMATFAEAGVSDG, from the coding sequence ATGACGGCCGCTTTCGATACCCTTGATTCATTTCGCACCATCCTTGCCGCGCAGACGGTGGTAGACAGCGACGCAATCGCCGGTGCGAACCAGCGCAATGGCCAACTGACCAAACCGCCGGGGGCACTTGGACGCCTTGAGGATCTCGCGATATGGTATGCGGGCTGGCGCGGCAATCCGAAGCCGACCCTTGAACATCCGCAGGTCGTCATTTTTGCAGGCAACCACGGCGTTTGTGCGCAAGGCGTTTCCGCATTTCCTGCAGAAGTCACAGCACAGATGGTTGCCAATTTCGAACATGGCGGTGCCGCGATCAATCAGCTGTCCAAAACCTTTGGCGCGAAGATGACCGTCTACGCAATGGCGCTTGATACGCCCACCGCCGATTTCACGACCGCCCCCGCCATGACCGAGGCAGAGGTTGTCACGGCTCTGCAAACCGGCTGGAACGCGGTTGATCCTGAGTCAGATCTGCTTGTTGCCGGCGAAATGGGTATCGGCAACACGACAGCCGCTGCTGCGTTGGCCTGCGCCCTTCTTGGCGGCAACGCGGCGGATTGGACGGGGCGTGGCACTGGCGTTGATGACGCTGGCCTGGCCCGCAAGACAGAGGCGGTCGCCAAGGCGCTTATGCTGCATGACACGTCTGACCCACTCGAAGCTTTGCGCTGCGTCGGCGGTCGCGAGCTTGCCGGGATCGTCGGTGCGATTGCTGCGGCGCGAACGCATCGCATCCCCGTCATCTTGGATGGCTTCATCTGCACATCCGCTGCCGCTGTCCTGTTCAAGGCCTGCGATGGTGCGCTTGATCATACGGTCGCGGGGCATCTTTCCGCAGAAGGCGCGCACAGGCGTCTGTTGAAAGAGCTGGGCAAGGAACCACTGCTGAACTTCGGCCTGCGCCTTGGCGAGGGGTCCGGTGCAGCTTTGGCGATTGGAATTCTGCAAGCTGCGGTCGCGTGCCATTCCGGCATGGCAACCTTCGCCGAAGCAGGGGTCAGCGACGGATAA